In Arachis stenosperma cultivar V10309 chromosome 1, arast.V10309.gnm1.PFL2, whole genome shotgun sequence, one DNA window encodes the following:
- the LOC130935934 gene encoding pleiotropic drug resistance protein 3-like isoform X2: protein MLLKEVSRREKKAGIMPDRDLDAYMKATSVKGLKSTLQTDYILKILGLDVCANTLVGDPIRRGVSGGQKKRVTTGEMIVGPTRALFMDEISNGLDSSTTFQIISCLQHMVHITDATALISLLQPAPETFDLFDDIVLMAEGKIVYHGPRDCIVEFFEDCGFQCPPRKGTADFLQEVISRNDQAQYWSKAEEPYIYVTTEQFIEKFKHSSFGKKLEEEISKPFNKSHSHKNALAFRKYSLTKWELFKACIMREFLLMKRNSFVYVFKSTQLVIVASIGMTVFIRTRMSVDALHGNYFMGSLFYSLIILLTDGYPELSMTISRLSVFYKQKELCFYPAWAYSIPSAVLKIPLSLLESFIWTALTYYVIGYSPEIGRFFRQFLLLFTLHMSSISMFRFIASVFQNVAAAMTAGTVAILYALLFGGVVLPKPYMPSWLRWGFWISPLSYGELAVTVNEFLAPRWQKMSANTTLGHQIMESRGLNFDGYFYWISIGALLGLTVLFNTAFTLVLSFFKVPSRSRALISSDKHSELQGNQENNGSFAGNITPVESTTEPEKGQHSGGMVLPFQPLTLAFRGVQYYVDPPMEMRNQGFSKKQLQLLCDVTGSLRPGILTALMGVSGAGKTTLLDVLCGRKTGGTIEGDIRIGGYQKVQETFTRISGYCEQNDIHSPNITVEESVMFSAWLRLPPQIDAITKSEFVKEVLHTIELDQIKDSLVGLPNVSGLSTEQRKRLTIAIELVANPSIIFMDEPTSGLDARAAAVVMRAVKNVVRTGRTVACTIHQPSIDIFESFDELILMKTGGRIIYSGPLGQNSSQVIEYFESIPRVPKIKDNYNPSTWMLEVTSCSAEVEIGVDFAQIYRESTLYEQNKELVEQLSSPAPGSKDLHFPSHFPQNGWEQFKACLWKQHLSYWRSPSYNLMRIIFVIAASLLFGILFWKKGKNIDNQQDLFNVFGSMFIAALIFGINNCTSVLPIVATERTVLYREKFSGMYSPWSYSFAQVIIEVPYLLTQAVLYVIITYPMIGYHWSAYKIFWSLYSMFCNLLYFNYLGMFIVSFTPNVQVASIVCSSAYTMLTLFSGFIVPRLQIPKWWIWTYYLCPTSWALNGLLTSQYGDINKVISVTAFKDAETKTIAEFLRDYYGFHHDLLDVTGLLLIVFPVISALLFAYCIGHLNFLRR from the exons ATG CTTCTGAAGGAAGTAAGCAGAAGAGAGAAAAAAGCAGGAATAATGCCGGACCGTGATTTGGATGCATATATGAAG GCGACATCAGTGAAGGGATTGAAGAGCACTCTTCAGACAGACTACATTTTAAAG ATCCTTGGTCTCGATGTCTGTGCCAACACATTGGTTGGAGATCCTATAAGAAGAGGCGTATCTGGTGGTCAAAAGAAAAGGGTAACTACAG GAGAAATGATTGTTGGACCAACAAGAGCTCTCTTTATGGATGAAATATCCAATGGCTTAGACAGTTCCACTACTTTCCAAATAATCTCCTGTCTTCAGCATATGGTGCATATCACAGATGCAACTGCTTTGATTTCGCTCCTTCAGCCAGCACCAGAGACCTTTGATCTCTTTGATGACATTGTCCTAATGGCAGAAGGGAAAATTGTGTACCACGGTCCACGTGATTGTATAGTTGAGTTCTTTGAGGACTGTGGGTTCCAGTGTCCACCACGAAAAGGCACTGCTGACTTTCTTCAAGAG GTTATCTCTAGAAACGATCAAGCACAGTATTGGAGCAAAGCAGAAGAACCTTACATCTATGTTACTACTGAACAGTTCATTGAGAAGTTTAAGCATAGTTCATTTGGCAAAAAGCTGGAGGAGGAGATCTCAAAGCCATTCAACAAGTCTCACAGCCATAAGAATGCTCTCGCCTTTAGAAAATACTCGTTAACAAAGTGGGAATTGTTTAAGGCTTGCATAATGAGGGAGTTTCTTCTGATGAAAAGGAATTCTTTTGTCTATGTATTCAAGTCAACGCAGCTTGTGATCGTTGCATCTATAGGAATGACTGTTTTCATTCGGACACGAATGTCTGTCGATGCACTTCATGGGAATTATTTCATGGGGTCATTATTCTATTCACTCATCATACTTTTGACTGATGGATATCCAGAACTTTCTATGACAATATCAAGACTCTCAGTGTTCTACAAACAGAAAGAGTTGTGCTTTTATCCCGCTTGGGCCTATTCAATCCCTTCAGCTGTTCTCAAGATTCCACTTTCATTGTTGGAATCTTTCATTTGGACTGCACTTACTTATTATGTTATTGGTTACAGCCCTGAGATTGGCAG GTTCTTTCGCCAATTCCTCCTCCTATTCACTTTACACATGTCATCAATATCGATGTTTCGATTTATAGCCTCAGTTTTCCAAAATGTGGCTGCTGCTATGACAGCTGGAACTGTGGCCATACTATATGCTTTACTATTTGGTGGCGTTGTCCTCCCAAAGC CCTATATGCCATCTTGGTTGCGTTGGGGATTTTGGATTTCTCCTTTGTCATATGGAGAGTTGGCTGTGACGGTGAATGAATTTCTTGCTCCTAGGTGGCAAAAG ATGTCTGCAAACACAACATTGGGTCACCAAATAATGGAAAGTCGTGGTCTCAACTTTGATGGCTACTTTTACTGGATATCCATTGGTGCCTTACTTGGGCTCACAGTTCTGTTTAACACAGCTTTTACATTGGTCTTGTCTTTCTTTAAGG TTCCTTCACGTTCTCGCGCTCTTATATCTTCCGACAAGCATTCAGAGTTACAAGGAAATCAAGAAAACAATGGTAGCTTTGCCGGAAACATCACTCCAGTTGAAAGTACAACAGAACCAGAAAAAGGTCAGCACTCAGGAGGAATGGTTCTGCCTTTCCAACCACTAACATTAGCATTCCGTGGTGTGCAGTACTATGTTGACCCTCCTATG GAAATGAGAAACCAAGGATTTAGTAAGAAGCAGCTTCAGCTTCTTTGTGATGTTACAGGTTCATTGAGACCAGGCATATTAACAGCACTGATGGGAGTCAGTGGCGCGGGGAAAACAACTTTATTGGATGTTCTTTGTGGAAGAAAAACAGGTGGTACTATAGAAGGGGATATTAGAATCGGTGGCTATCAAAAGGTTCAAGAAACATTTACAAGGATCTCAGGTTACTGCGAACAAAATGACATTCATTCTCCGAATATAACAGTAGAAGAATCCGTGATGTTTTCTGCTTGGCTTCGGCTTCCTCCTCAGATTGATGCAATAACTAAATCT GAATTTGTAAAGGAAGTCCTTCATACTATTGAGCTCGATCAGATCAAAGATTCCTTAGTAGGCTTGCCAAATGTTAGTGGATTGTCGACCGAGCAAAGAAAACGGCTAACCATAGCCATTGAGCTTGTTGCTAATCCTTCAATCATATTTATGGATGAACCAACTTCAGGTTTAGATGCAAGGGCAGCTGCAGTTGTTATGAGAGCAGTGAAGAATGTTGTTAGAACAGGAAGAACTGTCGCATGCACCATTCACCAGCCTAGTATTGATATATTCGAGTCATTTGATGAG CTAATTCTCATGAAAACTGGGGGACGCATAATCTACTCTGGCCCACTCGGTCAGAACTCAAGTCAGGTTATTGAATACTTTGAG AGTATACCACGGGTGCCAAAGATTAAAGACAACTATAATCCGTCGACATGGATGCTAGAGGTAACTTCATGTTCTGCAGAAGTTGAAATTGGAGTAGATTTTGCCCAAATTTATAGGGAGTCAACTTTATATGA GCAGAACAAAGAGTTAGTTGAACAATTAAGTTCACCGGCTCCTGGTTCCAAAGACCTGCATTTTCCTTCTCATTTCCCACAAAATGGTTGGGAACAGTTTAAAGCATGCTTATGGAAACAACATTTGTCATACTGGAGAAGCCCTTCATACAACTTGATGCGCATAATTTTTGTGATTGCTGCATCCCTTCTGTTTGGGATACTATTctggaagaaaggaaagaaCAT AGACAACCAGCAGGACTTGTTCAATGTATTTGGTTCAATGTTCATTGCTGCTTTAATATTTGGGATAAATAACTGCACATCAGTTTTGCCGATTGTTGCAACAGAGCGCACTGTTTTGTATCGCGAAAAATTTTCTGGAATGTACTCTCCGTGGTCCTATTCATTTGCACAG GTGATAATTGAGGTTCCCTATTTGTTGACTCAAGCTGTCTTATATGTCATAATCACATACCCTATGATCGGGTACCATTGGTCTGCATACAAAATATTTTGGTCATTGTACAGCATGTTCTGCAACCTGCTATACTTCAATTACCTAGGAATGTTCATTGTTTCATTCACACCAAATGTTCAAGTTGCTTCCATTGTGTGTTCTTCTGCTTACACCATGCTCACTTTGTTTTCTGGATTCATTGTGCCACGTCTG CAAATTCCAAAGTGGTGGATTTGGACGTATTATCTATGCCCAACATCGTGGGCACTGAATGGGTTGCTTACTTCACAATATGGAGATATAAACAAAGTGATATCAGTAACAGCATTTAAAGATGCAGAAACCAAAACAATTGCTGAATTTTTAAGAGACTACTATGGTTTTCACCATGATTTGTTAGATGTAACTGGTCTACTTCTCATTGTATTCCCTGTTATATCTGCCCTTCTATTTGCATACTGCATTGGACACCTCAACTTCTTGAGGAGGTAA